The Lonchura striata isolate bLonStr1 chromosome 12, bLonStr1.mat, whole genome shotgun sequence genome includes a region encoding these proteins:
- the LOC144247017 gene encoding LOW QUALITY PROTEIN: E3 ubiquitin-protein ligase PHF7-like (The sequence of the model RefSeq protein was modified relative to this genomic sequence to represent the inferred CDS: inserted 1 base in 1 codon) → MRRTLPPDDHLGPLPKKNASQESSAFKFSFFGDTEELGIKEVCMLCRRAEADPDICGDKLEKGGLCAHVFCLFFATLLFPQDNDHVGLMGFLPRDIQIAVWRAAQKVRVRRKQGDLCQRCCVCGQSGATIMCCKEDCDRWFHLPCAKEGGCVIQYIPYYSSFCPVHRPKQDIEATPEPGTDCLICMEPVEDRKTFRTLVCPVCKRAWFHRDCIQVGALPSAPGQSRCSAAPGPXLTLLLLALQGQAMRSGALYFQCPLCRDQEAFPVEMFILGIRIPFRQPTWEDNHAYAYLGERHRRCNARDCLYLGGREEAEEEGPWELLLCSSCAAEGTHRRCSGLRNSVQSWECDSCAGLETASRIEPELSGPSPTSQSGLEPAHGSTESEAISPSSHGPVPSGLDPQASSAETSSRSSHQRTARQQSLPSPSLDTSSPSRTRSMYSSTPELEDRGHSRHAGPGRRRTRSHQQGRAPDGPVRSRSRCDMCSMTRPRTERPRQRDTPSGTSPRRSRSHLQRRASDQPLRSRSRQDRSRRRAASSERPRRTGTPSESSRRSNRSHQRHRASTGTSNSST, encoded by the exons tgtgcaTGCTGTGTCGCCGTGCAGAGGCTGATCCGGACATCTGCGGTGACAAACTGGAGAAGGGCGGACTCTGTGCCCACGTGTTCTGCCTG tTCTTTGCCACTCTACTTTTTCCTCAAGACAACGACCATGTTGGACTCATGGGATTTCTTCCTAGAGATATCCAAATTGCAGTGTGGAGGGCGGCACAAAAGGTGAGAGTCCGACGCAAGCAGGGAGATTTGTGCCAG CGCTGCTGCGTCTGTGGCCAGAGCGGGGCAACCATCATGTGCTGCAAGGAGGACTGTGACAGATGGTTCCATCTGCCTTGTGCCAAGGAGGGCGGCTGCGTCATACAGTATATTCCATATTACAG ctccttctgccctGTGCACCGTCCAAAGCAGGACATTGAGGCAACTCCAGAGCCAGGCACCGATTGTCTCATCTGCATGGAGCCAGTGGAGGATAGAAAGACTTTCAGAACCCTGGTGTGCCCAGTGTGCAAAAGGGCCTGGTTCCACAGGGACTGCATCCAGGTAGGAgccctcccctcagccccagggcaaagcaggtgctcagcagcaccagggc tGCTCACCCTGCTTCTGCttgccctgcagggacaggccatgcgTTCTGGTGCTTTATACTTCCAGTGCCCCCTGTGCAGAGACCAGGAGGCATTCCCTGTCGAAATGTTCATCCTGGGGATCCGAATCCCCTTCAG ACAGCCAACATGGGAGGACAACCATGCCTATGCGTACCTAGGAGAGAGGCACAGGAGGTGCAATGCCAGGGATTGCCTTTACctgggaggcagggaggaggcagaggaagaggg GCCCTGGGAACTGCTCCTGTGCTCCTCCTGCGCTGCTGAGGGCACCCACAGGCGCTGCTCCGGCCTGAGAAACAGCgtacagagctgggagtgtgacagctgtgctggtctTGAAACGG CCTCCAGGATTGAGCCAGAGCTCAGTGGCCCCAGCCCGACCAGTCAGTCAGGACTGGAGCCTGCTCACGGCTCCACAGAATCTGAggccatcagccccagctcccatggCCCGGTGCCATCGGGGCTGGATCCCCAGGCTTCATCCGCAGAGAccagcagccgcagcagccaCCAACGCACAGCACGGCAGCAGTCTCTGCCATCTCCCTCGCTggacaccagcagccccagcagaacaAGGTCAATGTACAGCAGCACCCCTGAGCTTGAAGACAGGGGCCATTCCAGACATGCTGGGCCTGGCCGCAGGCGCACCCGCTCCCACCAGCAAGGTCGGGCCCCAGATGGACCAGTCCGTTCGAGGAGTCGCTGTGACATGTGCAGCATGACAAGACCAAGGACTGAGAGGCCCAGGCAAAGGGATACTCCGTCAGGGACGTCCCCCAGACGCAGCCGCTCCCACCTGCAGCGCAGAGCCTCAGATCAACCTCtccggtccaggagtcgccaggacaggagcaggaggagagcagcaagcTCTGAGAGGCCCAGGCGCACGGGAACACCGTCAGAGAGTTCCCGTAGGAGCAACCGCTCCCACCAGAGGCATCGGGCCTCAACTGGGACCTCCAACAGCAGCACGTAG